In Xyrauchen texanus isolate HMW12.3.18 chromosome 23, RBS_HiC_50CHRs, whole genome shotgun sequence, a genomic segment contains:
- the LOC127663420 gene encoding uncharacterized protein LOC127663420 isoform X1 has translation MLFIFGLLLLLPTVTCVEMFCRFNQTDPCYAALGHKLYLQMVMDARDQELKLYKWIDNANHSIWNVKKNMIKETHESIINRSEFIINNGTLIINSVIRTYSGRYTLLIFDSTGTQTHAVNLPVIVEAPIGSVEVSIICSGEMRASCSSEGDQLNFSWTLNGQELEDRNNIIHLDEETSGNIICTVNNHVSHGQKNISVNRCPGTTTATVTSTVTKSTQTPNGTSYTEHTTGNSAAFPPWFFVSIPIALCTVAVILIVLVIIAYYVYKKKQPKPRAAGETELVYADISHQKHNREDEHKRPEVSLNADVEYAAVGPQTKRKKRTVKEEDVQYGEVSFTPAVSNNHRYKEQEDCVYSQVQRQ, from the exons ATGCTGTTCATCTTtggactgctgctgctgctgccaaCTGTTACAT gTGTGGAGATGTTCTGCAGGTTTAATCAGACAGATCCCTGTTACGCAGCTCTGGGACACAAACTCTATCTGCAGATGGTGATGGACGCTCGAGATCAAGAGCTGAAATTATATAAGTGGATCGATAATGCTAACCACAGCATTTGGAATGTAAAGAAAAACATGATAAAGGAAACACATGAATCCATTATAAACAGATCTGAGTTTATCATTAATAATGGGACTCTGATTATAAACAGTGTGATCAGAACATATTCAGGGAGATACACATTACTGATCTTTGATTCAACCGGCACACAGACACATGCTGTAAATCTTCCAGTGATTGTTGAAG CTCCTATTGGCTCAGTGGAAGTGTCAATCATTTGCAGTGGGGAGATGCGAGCGTCCTGCTCCTCTGAGGGGGATCAGCTCAACTTCAGCTGGACTCTGAATGGACAAGAACTGGAGGATAGAAATAACATCATTCATCTGGATGAGGAAACTTCTGGAAACATCATCTGCACTGTGAACAACCACGTCAGTCATGGACAGAAGAACATTAGTGTAAACCGATGTCCTG GAACAACTACTGCAACTGTGACCTCTACAGTGACCAAAAGCACTCAGACTCCCAACGGTACGAGTTACACTGAACACACTACAGGGAATTCTGCAGCATTTCCTCCATGGTTCT TCGTTTCAATTCCGATCGCTCTGTGCACGGTTGCTGTGATCCTGATTGTGCTGGTCATCATTGCATATTACGTTTACAAGAAGAAACAGCCGAAGCCGAGGGCAG CTGGTGAAACAGAACTCGTGTACGCAGACATCTCGCATCAGAAACACAACAGAGAGGATGAACACAAGAGGCCCG AGGTGTCCTTAAATGCAGATGTGGAATATGCTGCGGTCGGCCCTCAGACgaagaggaagaagaggacgGTGAAAGAGGAAGATGTTCAGTATGGAGAGGTGTCGTTCACTCCAGCTGTCTCAAACAATCATCGTTATAAAGAACAGGAAGACTGTGTGTACTCTCAGGTACAGAGACAATAG
- the LOC127663420 gene encoding uncharacterized protein LOC127663420 isoform X4, whose protein sequence is MLFIFGLLLLLPTVTCVEMFCRFNQTDPCYAALGHKLYLQMVMDARDQELKLYKWIDNANHSIWNVKKNMIKETHESIINRSEFIINNGTLIINSVIRTYSGRYTLLIFDSTGTQTHAVNLPVIVEAPIGSVEVSIICSGEMRASCSSEGDQLNFSWTLNGQELEDRNNIIHLDEETSGNIICTVNNHVSHGQKNISVNRCPGTTTATVTSTVTKSTQTPNGTSYTEHTTGNSAAFPPWFFVSIPIALCTVAVILIVLVIIAYYVYKKKQPKPRAAGETELVYADISHQKHNREDEHKRPEVSLNADVEYAAVGPQTKRKKRTVKEEDVQYGEVSFTPAVSNNHRYKEQEDCVYSQVQRQ, encoded by the exons gTGTGGAGATGTTCTGCAGGTTTAATCAGACAGATCCCTGTTACGCAGCTCTGGGACACAAACTCTATCTGCAGATGGTGATGGACGCTCGAGATCAAGAGCTGAAATTATATAAGTGGATCGATAATGCTAACCACAGCATTTGGAATGTAAAGAAAAACATGATAAAGGAAACACATGAATCCATTATAAACAGATCTGAGTTTATCATTAATAATGGGACTCTGATTATAAACAGTGTGATCAGAACATATTCAGGGAGATACACATTACTGATCTTTGATTCAACCGGCACACAGACACATGCTGTAAATCTTCCAGTGATTGTTGAAG CTCCTATTGGCTCAGTGGAAGTGTCAATCATTTGCAGTGGGGAGATGCGAGCGTCCTGCTCCTCTGAGGGGGATCAGCTCAACTTCAGCTGGACTCTGAATGGACAAGAACTGGAGGATAGAAATAACATCATTCATCTGGATGAGGAAACTTCTGGAAACATCATCTGCACTGTGAACAACCACGTCAGTCATGGACAGAAGAACATTAGTGTAAACCGATGTCCTG GAACAACTACTGCAACTGTGACCTCTACAGTGACCAAAAGCACTCAGACTCCCAACGGTACGAGTTACACTGAACACACTACAGGGAATTCTGCAGCATTTCCTCCATGGTTCT TCGTTTCAATTCCGATCGCTCTGTGCACGGTTGCTGTGATCCTGATTGTGCTGGTCATCATTGCATATTACGTTTACAAGAAGAAACAGCCGAAGCCGAGGGCAG CTGGTGAAACAGAACTCGTGTACGCAGACATCTCGCATCAGAAACACAACAGAGAGGATGAACACAAGAGGCCCG AGGTGTCCTTAAATGCAGATGTGGAATATGCTGCGGTCGGCCCTCAGACgaagaggaagaagaggacgGTGAAAGAGGAAGATGTTCAGTATGGAGAGGTGTCGTTCACTCCAGCTGTCTCAAACAATCATCGTTATAAAGAACAGGAAGACTGTGTGTACTCTCAGGTACAGAGACAATAG